A stretch of the Vibrio gazogenes genome encodes the following:
- the tesA gene encoding multifunctional acyl-CoA thioesterase I/protease I/lysophospholipase L1 has translation MRWLSFLLVLSCSLQAHSAARLLIVGDSLSAGYQMSADQAWPSLLPQALQKYNRSVTVVNASVSGDTTGNSLARLPQLLQQHTPDYVLIELGANDGLRGFSPQIPAQNLAQMIDLITQSGSQALLMQIRTPPNYGQRYSKAFAAIYPKLATEKQVPLLPFFLEQVIVRPEWMKSDGLHPNEKAQPWIAEWMAQQLHPLIDQPAASEMQS, from the coding sequence ATGCGATGGTTATCCTTTCTTCTGGTTTTGAGTTGTTCATTACAGGCCCATAGTGCCGCCCGATTACTGATTGTCGGTGATAGTTTAAGTGCCGGTTATCAAATGTCTGCCGATCAGGCCTGGCCGAGTTTACTCCCTCAAGCCTTACAAAAGTACAATCGCTCGGTCACTGTCGTCAACGCCAGTGTCTCTGGTGATACAACTGGTAACAGTTTGGCGCGTTTACCGCAGCTACTACAGCAACATACTCCAGATTATGTACTGATCGAACTGGGAGCCAACGACGGACTCCGCGGCTTCTCCCCACAGATTCCAGCGCAAAACCTGGCCCAAATGATTGATCTCATCACGCAGTCCGGTTCACAGGCCCTTCTGATGCAGATCCGAACCCCACCGAACTATGGGCAGCGTTATAGCAAAGCTTTCGCCGCTATATATCCCAAACTGGCGACGGAAAAGCAGGTTCCGCTACTGCCCTTTTTTCTGGAACAGGTCATTGTTCGCCCGGAATGGATGAAATCCGATGGACTTCATCCCAATGAAAAAGCACAACCTTGGATTGCCGAGTGGATGGCGCAGCAGTTGCACCCCTTAATTGATCAACCTGCAGCCTCAGAGATGCAATCATGA
- a CDS encoding MarC family protein, whose amino-acid sequence MHDITTMAITVFMGFFAMMNPIANTAVFIGMTANQNQQQRKNTTIKALLTAFLIITAFCLLGKGIFEVFGITLPALRLSGGILVFIVGYNMLHGSASKLHSHSTSTPDDDDKDIAISPLALPILAGPGTIATAMNYSASGEMLHIVITIISFASLCLITFVCFLYGAKLIEKIGEAGVSITTRLMGLILTIIGAQMFIQGVHDAYILFQSSNISN is encoded by the coding sequence ATGCACGATATAACAACTATGGCGATTACGGTCTTTATGGGCTTTTTTGCCATGATGAATCCTATTGCGAATACAGCAGTATTCATTGGAATGACAGCGAACCAGAATCAGCAACAACGAAAAAACACCACCATTAAAGCGCTACTCACTGCTTTTCTTATCATCACGGCTTTCTGTCTGCTGGGTAAAGGTATCTTCGAGGTTTTTGGTATTACCTTGCCAGCATTACGACTTTCGGGTGGTATTCTAGTCTTTATCGTCGGTTATAATATGCTACATGGTAGCGCTTCCAAGCTTCACTCCCATTCAACGTCTACACCCGATGACGACGATAAAGATATTGCCATTTCGCCGTTGGCACTGCCAATTCTGGCTGGCCCCGGCACCATCGCGACGGCCATGAACTATTCCGCATCCGGAGAAATGCTGCATATTGTGATCACGATTATTTCATTTGCTTCACTGTGTCTCATTACTTTCGTGTGCTTTTTGTATGGCGCCAAATTAATTGAGAAAATCGGTGAGGCGGGCGTTAGCATAACAACAAGATTAATGGGCCTTATTCTCACCATCATCGGTGCTCAAATGTTCATACAAGGCGTTCACGATGCATATATACTCTTCCAGAGTTCGAATATAAGCAACTAA
- a CDS encoding ABC transporter ATP-binding protein, whose protein sequence is MTNTPVISAKYLSKTVSTNQQNLTIVKEAHFDIYPTESVAIVGTSGAGKSTLMALLSGLDIASSGDVVLFGQPLSTLDDEQRAAIRSESVGFIFQNFLLIPSLSALDNVTLPCLLRGEPEDRERATSLLNAVGLGKRLHHTPAQLSGGEQQRVAIARAFMIQPQILFADEPTGNLDQKTAAVVIERLFQLNEEFGTTLVLVTHDHHLAQRCQRRLQMSEGRIEEIES, encoded by the coding sequence ATGACGAACACACCTGTGATTTCTGCAAAATATCTGAGTAAAACAGTGTCTACGAATCAGCAGAATTTGACAATTGTTAAAGAGGCTCATTTTGATATTTATCCAACAGAAAGTGTGGCAATTGTCGGCACTTCCGGGGCGGGTAAATCAACATTGATGGCACTGTTATCCGGATTGGATATTGCCTCTTCTGGTGACGTCGTGTTGTTTGGACAGCCGTTGAGTACGCTTGATGATGAGCAACGGGCGGCGATACGCAGTGAATCCGTCGGCTTCATTTTTCAGAACTTTTTACTGATTCCCAGTTTGTCTGCATTAGATAATGTCACTTTGCCCTGTCTACTTCGGGGAGAGCCTGAAGATAGGGAGCGGGCAACATCGCTGTTAAACGCTGTCGGGCTGGGGAAGCGGCTCCATCATACACCGGCTCAACTTTCCGGTGGAGAACAGCAGCGGGTCGCAATTGCGCGGGCGTTTATGATCCAACCTCAAATTCTGTTCGCAGATGAACCGACTGGAAATCTCGATCAAAAGACGGCAGCCGTGGTGATTGAACGCCTGTTTCAGCTTAATGAAGAGTTCGGGACCACACTGGTATTAGTCACCCATGACCACCATCTGGCACAACGGTGCCAGCGACGGTTGCAAATGAGTGAAGGACGGATCGAGGAGATTGAATCATGA
- a CDS encoding ABC transporter permease, with protein sequence MNSSYLVNRSLVRWCWQELRQGQLWLVVMAFVLIIASVFALSAIAQRMDQVIVKQGKDALMADTVFVSANPIPDALITQARTLGGTTSQMTQFSTMLFGGEGMKLVFVKAVDDSFPLRGRLQLSDGHAVQSHVTSDEVWLDPQLLSDLGIHIGDRISLGDMEHVVSGTITAEPGFSFNPFRQMPTVFIHQSQIPETGALQVGSRVEYQLFLNAPDDIIQQLKQQVTLTPSDEWRDVGERSRTQDIFNKSEQYLSLVVIIVVLMATMTLLLTCQHYVASRRQTVAMLKSLGASKRWVWRWLTVQVLMLMSIALLLGLPLGYGLERLLRLPLVGLLPSPLPDLGMTPFVMALLSSLLVAIPGLGIPLYRLIDTHALASLQSHPQGKHKSVYLWGLWIFPCAGAAWYWGNQFMVWLVLGGIVLSSMLLAGIGLLLFRAVQVLPLNAAFKLALKRVNRTPLASGIQLGALSLSLMLFAALWLVRTDLLSDWSSVFPENAPDVFALNIATHEKDDYLHQLQQLDIVHSPIFPIIRGRLALINGTDAIQFAGGREASNVLRREVNFTWAEQLPTYNQVVAGRWQPSNGVSVEESVARELGVKVGDQLTFMINSQSVTAQINSIRQVEWREMKPNFYFIFTPDRLASLSATWMVSFRLGADASHQLSQLAHTYPTVSLLDLREMTQKIQGLLSQIINAISILAVVGVIAGLLLIYTLLRLSLMQRQEEMKLYRTLGMSRRRLMWTVLAEFGLIAVVAGCVSGLGADAMVAAIIHYAFELTPRVHLLLWAIQPVFALLMVMFVVGRLIHQLTHARHSLISGLNVP encoded by the coding sequence ATGAATTCATCGTATTTGGTCAATCGCTCACTGGTGCGATGGTGCTGGCAGGAACTTCGACAGGGACAGTTGTGGCTGGTGGTGATGGCATTTGTACTGATTATTGCCAGTGTGTTCGCGCTCTCTGCCATTGCTCAGCGTATGGATCAAGTGATTGTCAAACAAGGGAAAGATGCCCTAATGGCGGATACGGTTTTTGTCAGCGCCAATCCGATTCCTGACGCATTGATAACCCAAGCCCGGACATTGGGCGGGACAACCTCGCAGATGACTCAGTTTTCCACCATGCTTTTTGGCGGCGAGGGGATGAAGCTGGTCTTTGTCAAAGCGGTGGACGATTCGTTTCCGCTGCGAGGGAGGCTGCAATTATCTGACGGTCACGCTGTTCAATCTCATGTTACGTCAGACGAAGTTTGGCTGGACCCGCAGTTGTTGTCCGATCTCGGGATCCACATCGGAGACCGGATCAGTCTCGGTGATATGGAACATGTGGTTTCTGGCACGATCACCGCCGAGCCGGGATTTAGTTTTAATCCATTCCGCCAGATGCCGACCGTCTTTATCCATCAGTCTCAGATTCCGGAGACGGGGGCATTACAAGTCGGGAGTCGCGTTGAATACCAACTGTTTCTCAACGCACCGGATGACATCATCCAGCAGTTAAAGCAACAAGTGACTTTGACGCCCAGTGATGAATGGCGCGATGTCGGCGAGCGTTCCAGAACGCAGGATATTTTCAATAAATCAGAGCAATATTTATCGCTGGTTGTGATTATTGTGGTGTTGATGGCGACGATGACGTTGTTGCTGACCTGTCAGCATTATGTGGCTTCTCGTCGCCAGACAGTGGCGATGCTGAAAAGCCTCGGCGCATCGAAACGCTGGGTGTGGCGGTGGTTGACCGTTCAGGTATTGATGCTCATGAGTATCGCTCTGTTGTTGGGATTACCGCTGGGATACGGCTTGGAACGATTATTAAGGCTACCGTTAGTTGGGTTACTGCCATCCCCATTGCCAGATCTGGGCATGACGCCATTTGTCATGGCTCTGCTCAGTAGTTTGCTGGTTGCGATTCCGGGGCTTGGGATTCCACTTTATCGGTTGATTGATACTCATGCGCTTGCCAGCCTGCAAAGTCATCCCCAAGGGAAACACAAATCGGTTTACCTGTGGGGGTTATGGATTTTTCCCTGTGCAGGTGCTGCGTGGTACTGGGGCAACCAGTTTATGGTCTGGCTGGTCTTGGGAGGGATCGTGCTCTCCTCTATGCTGCTTGCCGGAATTGGGTTGCTGCTGTTTCGGGCGGTTCAGGTATTACCGTTAAACGCGGCATTTAAACTGGCACTGAAACGGGTTAATCGCACACCATTGGCCTCGGGGATTCAGTTGGGGGCATTGTCTTTGTCACTGATGTTGTTTGCTGCTTTATGGTTAGTCAGAACGGATTTACTCTCGGATTGGTCGAGTGTGTTTCCTGAAAATGCCCCCGATGTGTTTGCGCTGAATATTGCGACACACGAAAAAGATGATTATCTGCACCAGCTACAGCAACTCGATATTGTCCATTCGCCTATTTTTCCAATCATTCGTGGTCGTCTGGCGTTGATTAATGGCACCGATGCGATTCAGTTTGCGGGCGGCCGGGAAGCCAGTAATGTACTGCGTCGGGAAGTGAACTTCACTTGGGCTGAACAGTTACCGACTTATAATCAGGTCGTGGCGGGGCGCTGGCAGCCAAGTAATGGGGTTTCGGTGGAAGAAAGTGTCGCGCGTGAGCTGGGGGTGAAAGTCGGTGATCAATTAACCTTTATGATCAACAGTCAATCCGTCACCGCTCAAATCAACTCGATTCGGCAAGTGGAATGGCGGGAAATGAAGCCTAATTTTTACTTTATATTTACACCGGATCGTCTGGCTTCGCTGTCGGCAACTTGGATGGTGAGTTTTCGTCTCGGTGCCGATGCTTCTCATCAGCTCTCACAGTTGGCCCATACTTACCCAACGGTGAGCCTACTTGACTTGCGTGAGATGACCCAGAAGATTCAAGGGTTGCTCTCGCAAATTATCAATGCCATTTCAATTCTGGCTGTGGTTGGGGTGATTGCCGGTTTACTGCTGATTTATACATTACTTCGATTGAGCCTGATGCAGCGGCAGGAAGAGATGAAACTCTACCGTACTTTGGGGATGAGCCGACGGCGGCTGATGTGGACGGTGCTGGCCGAATTCGGTCTGATTGCGGTTGTGGCGGGTTGTGTGTCAGGTTTAGGGGCAGATGCGATGGTGGCAGCAATCATCCATTATGCTTTTGAGCTCACGCCACGTGTTCATCTGCTGTTATGGGCAATTCAGCCCGTATTCGCGCTGTTGATGGTGATGTTTGTCGTCGGGCGTTTAATTCATCAACTAACCCATGCTCGTCATTCTCTGATCAGTGGGTTGAATGTGCCGTAG
- a CDS encoding GNAT family N-acetyltransferase codes for MAVRLIQIKREERKILENLFFYYVYDMSEYMKWNPDHEGKFSYDPSRFDLYWQQKDHIPYFIYVGTELAGFVLIRRYPSDLSMYDVAQFFVLRKFKGQGVGKKALAQVVKSFPGKWQIRILLENSGALCFWKSAVSNIVGEDYRVSKASDIDLVMFFIHFETAG; via the coding sequence ATGGCAGTTCGACTGATTCAAATAAAAAGGGAAGAACGAAAAATCCTTGAGAATCTGTTTTTCTATTACGTATACGATATGTCAGAGTATATGAAATGGAATCCTGATCATGAGGGGAAGTTTAGTTATGATCCGTCACGGTTTGATCTATATTGGCAGCAAAAGGATCATATCCCTTACTTTATTTATGTGGGCACCGAATTAGCCGGTTTTGTATTGATCCGTCGTTATCCGAGTGATTTATCGATGTATGATGTGGCTCAATTTTTTGTACTGCGTAAGTTTAAAGGTCAAGGTGTTGGTAAAAAAGCTTTAGCGCAAGTCGTAAAGTCTTTTCCGGGAAAGTGGCAGATTCGCATTCTTCTGGAAAATTCCGGGGCATTATGTTTCTGGAAGTCTGCGGTTTCGAACATTGTTGGGGAAGATTACCGTGTGTCAAAAGCCAGTGATATTGATCTTGTCATGTTCTTTATCCACTTTGAAACAGCGGGTTAA
- a CDS encoding aspartate/glutamate racemase family protein, whose amino-acid sequence MKKIGLVGGLGWVSTLEYYKLINVLTNQYLGGHQSAHVLIESLNEGLFLENQSNDPTETLCEEMITDAVGVLVSGGAEVVALCANGLHRFMPAIKAKYDVELVDIREATARAVQKMGLERVGLIGVQKTMETEFYKSVLQSLYIDVVVPEFASRQYIHDKIISELVCNEFNVATKHGFLSVIEELVAQHVQGVILGCTEIPLLLTTSEHQGIPLFSTTEIHCRAIVERALN is encoded by the coding sequence TTGAAAAAAATTGGATTAGTGGGTGGCCTGGGTTGGGTCTCGACACTTGAGTATTACAAGCTTATCAATGTATTGACCAACCAATATCTCGGCGGTCATCAAAGTGCTCACGTCCTGATTGAAAGTCTTAATGAGGGGCTATTCCTCGAAAATCAAAGCAACGATCCAACCGAAACATTGTGTGAGGAAATGATTACCGACGCTGTGGGTGTGTTGGTGTCTGGAGGGGCTGAGGTTGTTGCGTTATGTGCCAACGGTTTGCACCGTTTTATGCCTGCAATAAAAGCGAAATATGACGTTGAATTGGTCGATATTCGAGAGGCTACCGCTCGAGCTGTCCAAAAAATGGGTTTAGAGCGTGTTGGGTTGATTGGCGTACAAAAGACGATGGAAACAGAATTCTATAAATCGGTGCTGCAAAGTCTTTATATTGATGTTGTCGTGCCTGAGTTCGCGTCTCGACAGTATATTCATGACAAAATTATATCTGAGTTGGTTTGCAATGAATTTAATGTGGCAACAAAGCATGGTTTTTTATCTGTCATTGAAGAATTAGTTGCGCAGCATGTGCAAGGCGTCATTTTAGGTTGTACTGAAATTCCTTTATTACTTACGACGTCTGAACATCAGGGGATTCCTCTGTTTTCAACCACGGAGATTCATTGTCGTGCAATCGTGGAAAGGGCACTCAATTAG